Proteins encoded by one window of Clostridium cagae:
- a CDS encoding TrkH family potassium uptake protein, producing the protein MGKVLTKKSRLNAVQVLAIGFAIAVLIGALILTLPISSASGESTNFIDAIFTSTSAVCVTGLITLDTGTYWSTFGQVIIIILIEIGGMGFMSFTTFIAILLGKKITLRDRLLMQEAMNTFNIEGLVRMVQYVFALTFSVQFFGALLLSTQFIPQFGFSKGLFYSIFHSISAFCNAGFDLFGNFTSLTGYSSNVVVILSISALIIIGGLGFTVWLEIYNYNKSSKRLSLNCKVVLLITIFLIIFGFICIFIFEYNNIQTIGGMSFKDKILNSFFASVSPRTAGFNSMSTDDMTMSGKLITIILMFIGGSSGSTAGGLKTATFGVLILTVISVLKGREDTEAFEKRFSKDLVYKAFTLFFIAMMLVIVVTMVLTIVEPNQSFINLLYEATSAFGTVGLTTGVTQQLSFAGKIVIMLTMYCGRVGPLTVILALLNRKKKKGYRYPEGKILIG; encoded by the coding sequence ATGGGAAAAGTTCTGACAAAAAAATCAAGACTTAATGCAGTTCAAGTGTTAGCTATAGGTTTTGCTATAGCTGTTTTAATAGGAGCACTTATATTAACTTTACCTATTTCTTCTGCAAGTGGTGAAAGTACAAATTTTATAGACGCTATTTTTACATCCACATCAGCAGTTTGTGTTACTGGTTTAATTACATTAGACACAGGAACGTATTGGAGTACTTTTGGTCAAGTTATAATTATAATTTTAATAGAAATTGGTGGTATGGGATTTATGTCTTTTACTACATTTATTGCAATACTATTAGGAAAAAAGATAACTTTAAGAGATAGGTTATTAATGCAGGAAGCTATGAATACTTTCAATATTGAAGGTTTAGTAAGAATGGTTCAATACGTTTTTGCATTAACATTTTCAGTTCAGTTTTTTGGAGCACTATTATTATCAACTCAGTTTATACCACAGTTTGGATTTTCAAAGGGATTATTTTATAGTATATTTCATTCTATTTCAGCATTTTGTAATGCTGGTTTTGATTTATTTGGAAATTTTACTAGTTTAACTGGTTATTCTAGTAATGTAGTAGTAATATTAAGCATAAGTGCTTTAATAATAATTGGTGGTTTAGGTTTTACAGTATGGCTTGAAATATATAATTATAATAAAAGTTCTAAAAGATTATCGCTTAATTGTAAGGTGGTATTATTAATTACTATATTTTTAATTATTTTCGGATTTATATGTATATTTATATTTGAATATAATAATATTCAAACTATAGGTGGAATGTCTTTTAAAGATAAAATATTAAATTCATTTTTTGCATCTGTATCGCCAAGAACAGCAGGTTTCAATAGTATGTCTACTGATGATATGACTATGTCTGGTAAGTTAATTACTATAATATTAATGTTTATAGGAGGATCATCAGGATCAACAGCAGGTGGTTTAAAAACTGCTACATTTGGTGTTTTAATTTTAACAGTAATTTCTGTTTTGAAAGGAAGAGAAGATACTGAAGCGTTTGAAAAAAGATTTTCAAAAGACTTAGTATATAAAGCCTTTACTTTGTTTTTTATTGCAATGATGCTTGTTATTGTAGTGACCATGGTTCTTACTATAGTTGAACCAAATCAATCATTTATAAATTTACTTTATGAAGCAACTTCAGCTTTTGGTACAGTAGGGTTAACTACTGGAGTAACGCAGCAATTATCATTTGCAGGAAAGATTGTAATAATGCTCACTATGTATTGTGGTAGGGTTGGTCCATTAACAGTAATTTTAGCATTATTAAATAGGAAGAAAAAGAAGGGATATAGATATCCAGAAGGTAAGATATTGATAGGATAG
- the rplT gene encoding 50S ribosomal protein L20, whose product MARVKRAKNARKNHKKVLKLAKGYYGGKSKLFKTANESVIRALRNSYVGRKNKKRDYRRLWIARINAATRINGLSYSKFMNGIKLAGIDINRKMLSEIAINDAKAFADLVEVAKKQLNA is encoded by the coding sequence ATGGCAAGAGTAAAGAGAGCAAAAAACGCTCGTAAGAATCATAAAAAGGTTTTAAAACTTGCAAAAGGATACTACGGTGGAAAGAGTAAGTTATTTAAAACAGCTAACGAATCAGTAATTAGAGCATTAAGAAATTCTTATGTTGGAAGAAAGAATAAAAAGAGAGATTATAGAAGATTATGGATTGCTAGAATAAACGCAGCAACAAGAATCAATGGTCTTTCATATTCAAAATTCATGAACGGAATTAAATTAGCTGGTATCGATATAAACAGAAAAATGTTATCAGAAATCGCTATAAATGATGCAAAAGCATTTGCTGATTTAGTAGAAGTAGCTAAAAAACAATTAAACGCTTAA
- the rpmI gene encoding 50S ribosomal protein L35, with protein MPKMKSHRGAAKRFKKTGTGKLKRAKAFKSHILTKKSPKTKRNLRKGGYVSKSQEKVMKKLLPYL; from the coding sequence ATGCCAAAAATGAAAAGCCACAGAGGTGCAGCAAAGAGATTTAAGAAAACAGGTACAGGAAAGCTTAAGAGAGCGAAAGCATTCAAGAGCCATATATTAACAAAGAAGAGCCCTAAAACTAAGAGAAATCTTAGAAAAGGTGGATACGTATCAAAATCACAAGAAAAAGTAATGAAAAAATTATTACCATATCTATAA
- the infC gene encoding translation initiation factor IF-3: MKSISKDYFINEEIRQKELRVVANDGEQLGVISSREAMRMAEEQELDLVMISPNANPPVCKIMDFGKFIYEQSKKEKEAKKKQKVVSVKEVRVSLTIEEHDISIKAKNARKFLLDGDKVKITVRFRGREMELTHIGARILDNFAKKLEDVCQIEKHPKKEGRNMTMVLGPKKG; the protein is encoded by the coding sequence GTGAAAAGTATTAGTAAAGATTATTTTATTAATGAAGAGATAAGACAAAAAGAATTAAGAGTAGTTGCAAATGATGGAGAACAATTAGGCGTAATTTCTTCAAGAGAAGCTATGAGAATGGCAGAAGAACAAGAATTAGACTTAGTTATGATTTCACCAAATGCAAACCCTCCAGTATGTAAAATAATGGACTTTGGTAAGTTCATATATGAACAATCTAAAAAAGAAAAAGAAGCTAAGAAGAAACAAAAGGTTGTAAGTGTTAAAGAAGTAAGAGTAAGTCTTACTATAGAAGAACATGATATTTCTATAAAAGCAAAGAATGCCAGGAAATTCTTATTAGACGGAGATAAAGTTAAAATCACTGTTAGATTTAGAGGTAGAGAGATGGAATTGACTCATATTGGAGCAAGAATTCTTGATAACTTCGCAAAGAAATTGGAAGATGTCTGCCAAATAGAAAAGCATCCAAAAAAAGAAGGCAGAAACATGACAATGGTTTTAGGCCCTAAAAAGGGATAA
- the ytxC gene encoding putative sporulation protein YtxC gives MLVLKLAYNDELDFVSELQDLRELLKKKNILIGLVESIEDKTHIIKIICEEEHYNEKVKDIINLYVSNILYKIVIDNYREKEMLEFLTENYFFLKQDEILEIEDDIVKVLECESGLKDGNSIYYLNKMNGIIEEIKDCIKEKQEININGFITFRMKKLRGDIEKIIQKIVENYIVEKEYKEFVKLLKYFVDIQDYKIELIDIFIEESGNYRVTDNYEKDLLKTFKEEFSDCKKMSDVSAEDILISGLITNTPKKIIIHNKENSINREFLETINSVFGERVEYCTGCVKCENKKIIIKSIDTL, from the coding sequence ATGCTTGTTTTGAAATTAGCTTATAATGATGAATTAGATTTTGTTAGTGAATTACAAGATTTAAGAGAATTGCTAAAGAAAAAGAATATATTAATAGGATTAGTGGAAAGCATAGAAGACAAGACTCATATAATAAAAATCATTTGTGAAGAAGAACACTATAATGAAAAGGTAAAAGATATTATTAATTTATATGTAAGTAATATTTTATATAAAATTGTTATTGATAATTATAGAGAAAAAGAAATGTTGGAGTTTTTAACAGAAAATTATTTCTTTTTAAAGCAAGATGAAATATTAGAAATAGAAGATGATATTGTAAAGGTACTAGAATGTGAAAGTGGATTAAAAGATGGTAACTCTATTTATTATTTAAATAAAATGAATGGAATTATTGAAGAGATAAAAGATTGTATAAAAGAAAAGCAAGAAATTAACATAAATGGATTCATAACATTTAGAATGAAGAAACTTAGAGGAGATATAGAAAAAATAATACAAAAAATAGTTGAAAATTACATTGTTGAAAAGGAATATAAGGAGTTTGTTAAATTATTAAAGTATTTTGTTGATATACAAGACTATAAGATTGAGCTTATAGATATATTTATAGAAGAAAGTGGTAACTATAGAGTAACTGATAATTATGAAAAAGATTTATTAAAAACATTTAAGGAAGAATTCTCAGACTGCAAAAAAATGAGTGATGTTAGTGCAGAAGATATATTGATAAGTGGATTAATTACAAACACTCCTAAAAAGATAATCATTCATAATAAAGAGAATTCTATCAATAGAGAGTTCTTAGAGACTATTAATAGTGTGTTTGGAGAAAGGGTCGAATATTGCACAGGATGTGTGAAATGTGAAAATAAAAAAATAATAATAAAAAGTATTGACACATTATGA
- a CDS encoding DUF6873 family GME fold protein, whose protein sequence is MYCFIDYRSTKEEIDNLQKLNIEPILVPKSNNVYEAINGHPDIQMNILKNSSENQIIIHKDIPSEFINLLDSKNIKYILSKSALSNTYPNDIILNSLISDDYFIHNLKYSDDSLLDTQSSKLKIHVSQGYTKCSILPVRDKALITSDVGVYSTLINYDFDILLLPPGDILLPNLNYGFIGGTGGLISDNKIAFFGELNHYKWGNEVSKFLNKYDVSPIYLRKGKLIDRGSLLVL, encoded by the coding sequence ATGTATTGTTTTATTGACTACAGATCAACAAAAGAAGAAATTGATAATTTACAAAAACTTAATATTGAACCCATTTTAGTTCCTAAATCTAATAATGTATATGAAGCAATAAATGGTCATCCTGATATTCAAATGAATATATTAAAAAATTCTTCTGAAAATCAAATTATTATTCATAAGGATATACCTTCAGAATTTATAAACTTATTGGATAGTAAGAATATAAAGTATATTCTTTCAAAATCAGCCTTGTCTAATACATATCCTAACGATATTATTTTAAATTCCTTAATTTCAGATGATTACTTTATTCATAACTTAAAATATAGTGATGATAGTCTTTTAGATACTCAATCTTCAAAATTAAAAATCCATGTATCTCAAGGATATACTAAATGTTCTATATTACCCGTTAGAGACAAAGCACTTATAACAAGTGATGTAGGAGTTTATTCTACACTAATAAATTATGATTTTGATATCCTTTTGCTTCCTCCAGGTGACATACTTCTTCCAAATTTAAATTATGGATTTATTGGAGGTACTGGAGGATTGATTTCTGATAATAAGATAGCTTTCTTTGGTGAATTAAATCATTATAAGTGGGGAAATGAAGTGAGTAAGTTTTTAAATAAATATGATGTTTCTCCTATTTATTTAAGAAAAGGTAAATTAATAGATAGAGGTAGTTTACTTGTACTTTAA
- the hslO gene encoding Hsp33 family molecular chaperone HslO produces the protein MKDKIIRATAKNGMVRIIGGITTNLVNEGSNIHQCTPVAAAALGRMLTAGTLMGTTLKGEKEALTLKINGGGEAKGITVTAHNDASVKGFIGNPYVTRELNHKGKLDVGGAIGKDGLLYVIKDLGLKEPYVGQVPIYSGEIAEDFAYYFTVSEQTPSAVSLGVLVDKNLSIKAAGGFIVQMMPDADELLADLVTYRLEEIPPITTLISEGKSIEEILEFIFEDMDLNILDSIEPKYKCDCSRDKVEKALASIGKNELQEIYDDGKNEEIVCNFCNTKYTFTTNDIDKLLKNSIKK, from the coding sequence ATGAAAGATAAAATAATTAGAGCAACAGCTAAAAATGGAATGGTTAGAATAATTGGAGGAATCACGACAAACTTAGTTAATGAAGGTAGTAATATTCACCAATGTACTCCAGTGGCAGCAGCAGCATTAGGAAGAATGCTTACTGCAGGAACTTTAATGGGAACTACATTGAAAGGTGAAAAAGAGGCTTTAACTTTAAAGATAAATGGTGGAGGAGAAGCAAAAGGAATAACAGTTACTGCACATAATGATGCAAGCGTGAAGGGGTTTATAGGGAACCCATATGTTACTAGAGAATTAAATCATAAAGGAAAGCTAGATGTTGGTGGTGCTATAGGTAAGGATGGACTTTTATATGTAATTAAAGATTTAGGTTTAAAAGAACCATATGTAGGCCAAGTTCCAATATATAGCGGAGAAATAGCAGAAGATTTTGCTTATTATTTTACAGTATCTGAACAAACACCATCAGCAGTATCTTTAGGAGTACTAGTAGATAAAAATCTATCTATAAAAGCAGCAGGAGGATTTATAGTTCAAATGATGCCTGATGCAGATGAACTTTTAGCAGATTTAGTAACGTATAGATTAGAAGAAATACCACCTATAACTACACTTATATCAGAAGGGAAAAGTATAGAAGAAATATTAGAGTTCATATTTGAAGATATGGATTTAAATATATTGGATTCTATTGAACCTAAATATAAATGTGATTGTTCAAGAGATAAAGTAGAAAAAGCATTGGCATCTATAGGTAAGAATGAGTTGCAAGAAATATATGATGATGGTAAAAATGAAGAAATAGTATGTAACTTCTGTAATACCAAATATACATTTACAACTAACGATATAGATAAGTTATTAAAAAATTCGATTAAAAAATAA
- a CDS encoding class I SAM-dependent DNA methyltransferase translates to MAYGEFANIYDKLIYEDINYDLVGNRIIELCKENNIKYEDYLDLACGTGNVSINVATYFKNTYAVDLSDDMLNVAFDKFKKNKIKAKIICQDMCELSLNHKFDLITSVLDSTNYLTEYDELISYFNRVHEHLKDDGIFIFDINSYYKLSTILGNNIYTYNSDDVFYTWENVFEEDVLNMFLTFFVKSKEELYERFEEQHIERAYKEQELEKALKDCNFRLVGKFDSYSNNSVFKESERIVYVVSK, encoded by the coding sequence ATGGCTTATGGCGAATTTGCAAATATTTATGATAAGTTAATATATGAAGATATAAATTATGACTTAGTAGGTAATAGAATTATAGAACTATGTAAAGAAAATAATATAAAATATGAAGACTACTTAGATTTAGCATGTGGGACAGGTAATGTATCAATAAATGTAGCTACATATTTTAAAAATACATATGCCGTTGATTTGTCAGATGATATGTTAAATGTAGCATTTGATAAATTCAAAAAAAATAAAATCAAAGCAAAAATAATATGTCAAGATATGTGTGAGCTATCATTAAATCATAAATTTGATTTAATAACATCTGTTCTTGACTCAACAAATTATTTAACAGAATATGATGAGTTGATTAGTTACTTTAATAGAGTACATGAACATTTAAAAGATGATGGAATATTTATTTTTGATATAAATTCTTATTACAAATTATCAACTATATTAGGTAATAATATTTATACATATAATTCAGATGATGTATTTTATACATGGGAAAACGTATTTGAGGAAGACGTACTTAATATGTTTTTAACTTTTTTTGTTAAAAGTAAAGAAGAATTATATGAGAGATTTGAAGAGCAACACATAGAAAGAGCTTATAAAGAGCAAGAATTAGAAAAAGCTTTAAAAGACTGCAATTTTAGATTAGTAGGTAAGTTCGATAGTTACAGTAATAACTCTGTATTTAAAGAGAGTGAAAGAATAGTTTATGTTGTAAGTAAATAA